A window of the Tessaracoccus sp. MC1865 genome harbors these coding sequences:
- a CDS encoding acetaldehyde dehydrogenase (acetylating) has product MTTKVAIIGSGNIGTDLMMKILKPQQTALEIVAMVGIDPESDGLKRAERLGVKPIATGVDGLVADEVFADVEIVFDATSAKAHLYDEKVLRAARPEIRLVDLTPAAIGPFCVPVANLDTITTDMNVNMVTCGGQATAPIVHAISSTGATVEYAEIVASISSKSAGPGTRANIDEFTETTAHALEKIGGAKKGKAIIILNPAEPPVLMRDTVFVLTSDGDRDHIRAAVNARIGEVAEYVPGYRLKQDVQFEEIPEDQSVNIPGVGRFHGLKVSVFLEVEGVGDYLPAYSGNLDIMTAAALRTGVEIAAHLNDKAEEAVA; this is encoded by the coding sequence GTGACCACGAAAGTCGCCATCATCGGTTCCGGAAACATCGGTACCGATCTGATGATGAAGATCCTGAAGCCGCAGCAGACCGCGTTGGAGATCGTCGCCATGGTCGGCATCGATCCCGAGTCCGACGGCCTGAAGCGGGCGGAACGGCTGGGCGTGAAGCCCATCGCCACCGGTGTCGACGGTCTGGTCGCCGACGAGGTGTTCGCCGACGTCGAGATCGTGTTCGACGCCACCTCGGCCAAGGCCCACCTCTACGACGAGAAGGTGCTGCGGGCCGCCAGGCCCGAGATCCGCCTCGTCGACCTGACCCCTGCCGCGATCGGTCCGTTCTGCGTGCCGGTGGCCAACCTCGACACCATCACCACCGACATGAACGTCAACATGGTCACCTGCGGCGGCCAGGCCACCGCGCCGATCGTGCACGCGATCTCCTCGACCGGTGCCACCGTTGAGTACGCCGAGATCGTCGCGTCGATCAGCTCGAAGTCGGCCGGACCCGGCACCCGCGCCAACATCGACGAGTTCACGGAGACCACCGCCCACGCGCTGGAGAAGATCGGCGGCGCCAAGAAGGGCAAGGCCATCATCATCCTGAACCCCGCCGAGCCCCCCGTCCTGATGCGCGACACCGTGTTCGTCCTCACCTCCGACGGGGACCGCGACCACATCCGCGCCGCGGTCAACGCCCGCATCGGCGAGGTCGCCGAGTACGTGCCGGGCTACCGCCTGAAGCAGGACGTGCAGTTCGAGGAGATCCCCGAGGACCAGAGCGTCAACATCCCGGGCGTCGGCCGGTTCCACGGCCTCAAGGTGTCCGTGTTCCTCGAGGTGGAGGGCGTCGGCGACTACCTCCCCGCCTACTCGGGCAACCTCGACATCATGACCGCCGCGGCGCTGCGCACCGGCGTCGAAATCGCCGCCCACCTGAACGACAAGGCTGAGGAGGCCGTCGCATGA
- the dmpG gene encoding 4-hydroxy-2-oxovalerate aldolase, which produces MSTPEGKLFISDVTLRDGSHAVRHTFTPEQVASVAAALDEAGVDSIEVAHGDGMGGSTVNYGFATHSDLEKIEAAAAVVKRAKIAILLLPGVGVIPNLREAYEAGARYVRVATHCTEADTSAQHIAKARELGFNTAGFLMMSHMADEDKLVEQALLMEGYGAQCVYVTDSAGAMVPEQYAAKIKAVRAALRPETEVGVHAHENLSVSVANSVAAVQNGAYRVDASLAGLGAAAGNTPLEAFIAVADRMGWETGCDVFKLADAADDLVRPLMHQPVRVDRDTLSIGYAGVYGSFLLHARRASERYGIPTPQILMELGRRNMVGGQEDMIVDVALDLAKSRAAS; this is translated from the coding sequence ATGAGCACCCCCGAAGGCAAGCTCTTCATCTCCGACGTGACCCTGCGCGACGGCTCGCACGCCGTGCGCCACACGTTCACGCCTGAGCAGGTGGCCTCCGTCGCCGCAGCGCTCGACGAGGCCGGGGTCGACTCCATCGAGGTCGCCCACGGCGACGGCATGGGCGGCTCCACCGTCAACTACGGCTTCGCCACCCACTCCGACCTGGAGAAGATCGAGGCCGCCGCCGCAGTGGTCAAGCGCGCCAAGATCGCCATCCTGCTGCTGCCCGGCGTCGGCGTCATCCCGAACCTCCGCGAGGCCTACGAAGCAGGGGCGCGCTACGTCCGCGTCGCCACCCACTGCACCGAGGCCGACACGTCCGCCCAGCACATCGCCAAGGCCCGCGAGCTCGGCTTCAACACCGCCGGCTTCCTGATGATGAGCCACATGGCCGACGAGGACAAGCTCGTCGAGCAGGCCCTCCTCATGGAGGGCTACGGCGCGCAGTGCGTCTACGTCACTGACTCTGCGGGCGCCATGGTTCCCGAGCAGTACGCGGCCAAGATCAAGGCCGTGCGCGCAGCCCTGAGGCCCGAGACCGAGGTGGGCGTGCACGCCCACGAGAACCTGTCGGTCTCCGTCGCGAACTCCGTGGCCGCCGTGCAGAACGGCGCCTACCGCGTCGACGCCAGCCTCGCCGGTCTCGGCGCCGCTGCCGGCAACACACCCCTCGAGGCCTTCATCGCGGTCGCCGACCGCATGGGCTGGGAGACGGGCTGCGACGTGTTCAAGCTCGCCGACGCCGCCGACGACCTGGTGCGCCCCCTCATGCACCAGCCGGTCCGCGTCGACCGCGACACGCTCTCCATCGGTTACGCCGGGGTGTACGGCAGCTTCCTCCTGCACGCCCGCCGGGCCTCGGAGCGCTACGGCATCCCCACGCCGCAGATCCTCATGGAACTCGGTCGCCGCAACATGGTCGGCGGCCAGGAGGACATGATCGTCGACGTCGCCCTGGACCTCGCCAAGTCGCGCGCGGCCAGCTGA
- a CDS encoding MFS transporter gives MSKLAQGDIVKPINENNEDSFDVENIDKGTRIKALMGSAVGSTVEWYDFFLYGTMASVVFGPLFFPSEDQLTSTLLSLASFALAFLVRPIGGVIFSHIGDRIGRKKTLVFTLSLMGVSTALMGLLPTHAAIGAWAGVLLTLLRLVQGLALGGEWGGGVLLAVEYSPRKKRGFYGAVPQTGALLGLALGNLTLWFLDWLLPENAFLSWGWRIPFLLSALLVMFGLWIRAKVDETPAFRKIKSERKEVKVPIVEIFKTQWPSVLKAIGAKFIETSTFFIFATYSVSYAVGLGFTRGQALGAVLFAAVVAVPCMLALGALSDRVGRKPMYLIGTALAVAYIFPYFWMINQKSVLLLTLATVVGFGAIWSIYGALMGTFLAESFTADVRYTGISLGYQVGAAIVGGPAPLIATALVGTTNNWWLVGVFVAVCAAISFVAVLMTRDRSGQVLDSH, from the coding sequence ATGAGCAAACTGGCACAAGGCGATATCGTCAAGCCCATCAATGAGAACAACGAAGACTCATTCGACGTCGAGAACATCGACAAGGGAACGCGGATCAAGGCCCTCATGGGCTCCGCGGTCGGATCCACCGTGGAGTGGTACGACTTCTTCCTCTACGGCACCATGGCCTCGGTCGTGTTCGGCCCCCTGTTCTTCCCCTCGGAGGACCAGCTCACCTCGACGCTGCTCTCGCTGGCCTCGTTCGCGCTGGCCTTCCTGGTTCGCCCCATCGGCGGCGTCATCTTCAGCCACATCGGCGACCGCATCGGCCGCAAGAAGACGCTCGTCTTCACGCTCTCCCTCATGGGCGTCTCGACGGCCCTGATGGGCCTGCTGCCCACTCACGCCGCCATCGGCGCCTGGGCAGGCGTCCTGCTCACGCTGCTGCGCCTCGTGCAGGGCCTTGCGCTGGGCGGCGAATGGGGCGGCGGCGTGCTGCTGGCGGTCGAATACTCCCCGCGCAAGAAGCGCGGCTTCTACGGCGCGGTCCCGCAGACCGGCGCGCTCCTCGGCCTCGCCCTGGGCAACCTGACCCTCTGGTTCCTGGACTGGCTCCTGCCGGAGAACGCCTTCCTCAGCTGGGGCTGGCGCATCCCGTTCCTCCTGTCGGCACTGCTGGTCATGTTCGGCCTCTGGATCCGCGCCAAGGTCGACGAGACCCCCGCGTTCCGCAAGATCAAGTCTGAGCGCAAAGAGGTCAAGGTCCCGATCGTCGAGATCTTCAAGACCCAGTGGCCCTCGGTGCTCAAGGCCATCGGCGCCAAGTTCATTGAGACCTCGACGTTCTTCATCTTCGCGACGTACTCCGTCAGCTACGCGGTGGGTCTGGGCTTCACCCGTGGTCAGGCTCTCGGCGCCGTGCTCTTCGCGGCTGTCGTGGCGGTGCCCTGCATGCTCGCCCTCGGTGCGCTGTCGGACCGTGTCGGCCGCAAGCCGATGTACCTGATCGGCACGGCGCTGGCTGTGGCGTACATCTTCCCCTACTTCTGGATGATCAACCAGAAGTCGGTGCTCCTCCTCACGCTGGCCACCGTCGTCGGCTTCGGCGCCATCTGGTCCATCTACGGAGCCCTCATGGGCACCTTCCTGGCAGAGTCGTTCACCGCCGATGTCCGCTACACCGGCATCTCGCTCGGCTACCAGGTGGGCGCCGCCATCGTGGGCGGCCCGGCGCCGCTGATCGCCACGGCGCTCGTCGGCACGACCAACAACTGGTGGCTCGTGGGCGTCTTCGTGGCCGTGTGCGCCGCGATCTCGTTCGTCGCCGTCCTGATGACGCGTGACCGCTCCGGTCAGGTCCTCGACAGCCACTGA
- a CDS encoding rhodanese-related sulfurtransferase encodes MSVPKILLFYRFVPLTDPEAVKLWQFELCTRLGLRGRIIVSPHGINGTLGGELDACKAYLRATKQFAPFRELDEKWSAGTGVDDAGASLDFPRLSVKTRPELVAFGVPDLEVTTDGVVGGGVRLTPDEVDALAADRPDVVFFDGRNKIEAEVGRFDGAVVPDVVSTPDFVAELDSGKYDHLKGRPVVTYCTGGVRCEILSALMKDRGFEEVYQLDGGIVRYLERFGASSRWKGALTVFDARETVAPEGAEPIGACHRCGTATSQLVNCADLACRVRLVTCPDCAAQPVGCFAHPTAA; translated from the coding sequence ATGTCCGTGCCGAAGATCCTCCTGTTCTACCGGTTCGTGCCGCTGACCGACCCCGAGGCCGTGAAGCTGTGGCAGTTCGAGCTGTGTACCCGTCTGGGGCTGCGTGGCCGCATCATCGTGTCCCCGCACGGCATCAACGGCACGCTCGGCGGGGAACTCGACGCCTGCAAGGCCTATCTCCGCGCGACGAAGCAGTTCGCGCCGTTCAGAGAACTCGACGAGAAGTGGTCGGCCGGCACCGGCGTCGACGACGCCGGCGCCTCGCTCGACTTCCCGCGGCTGTCGGTCAAGACCCGCCCGGAACTGGTCGCCTTCGGCGTACCCGACCTCGAAGTCACCACCGACGGTGTGGTCGGTGGGGGAGTGCGGCTGACGCCCGACGAGGTGGACGCCCTGGCGGCGGACCGACCGGACGTCGTCTTCTTCGATGGTCGCAACAAGATCGAGGCGGAGGTGGGCCGGTTCGACGGCGCCGTCGTCCCCGACGTGGTGAGCACGCCCGATTTCGTGGCCGAACTCGACTCAGGCAAGTACGACCACCTCAAGGGCCGCCCCGTCGTCACCTACTGCACCGGCGGGGTCCGCTGCGAGATCCTCAGCGCCCTGATGAAGGACCGGGGCTTCGAGGAGGTCTACCAGCTCGACGGCGGCATCGTGCGCTACCTGGAGCGGTTCGGGGCATCGTCGCGGTGGAAGGGTGCGCTCACCGTCTTCGACGCGAGGGAGACCGTGGCGCCCGAAGGAGCCGAGCCCATCGGCGCGTGCCACCGCTGCGGCACGGCCACCTCGCAGCTGGTGAACTGCGCCGACCTGGCGTGCCGCGTCCGGCTGGTCACCTGCCCCGACTGCGCGGCGCAGCCGGTGGGTTGTTTCGCCCATCCCACCGCTGCCTGA
- the dapE gene encoding succinyl-diaminopimelate desuccinylase encodes MVSDLARLLQEIMDVESVSGNERELADLVERRLRRLPHLTVFRDDDCVVARTTLGRAERVVVAGHLDTVPVAGNLPSRRIEHADGDRIWGRGACDMKGGVAVMLHLAETLTAPNRDITWIFYDHEEVEATRNGLGRLARNRPDLIEGDFAVLMEPTSAHIEGGCQGTIRVELSTTGTAAHSARSWMGHNAIHDLAPALQTLAEYRGEEIEVDGLVYREGLNAVAVSGGMASNVIPPRATLTINYRYAPDKSGDEALALLGRWFTGYEMKVTDLSPAARPGLTLPLAREFVDAIGEPAGPKYGWTDVARFSALGVPAVNYGPGDPAYAHRDDEFCPVSDLEKCAAGLTRWLTAAEETRS; translated from the coding sequence ATGGTTTCTGATCTGGCCCGATTGCTGCAGGAGATCATGGACGTCGAGTCCGTGTCGGGGAACGAACGCGAACTCGCAGACCTCGTCGAGCGCCGCCTCCGGCGGTTGCCGCATCTGACGGTCTTCCGCGACGACGACTGTGTCGTCGCACGCACCACCCTCGGCCGGGCCGAGCGGGTGGTCGTGGCCGGTCACCTCGACACGGTGCCGGTGGCGGGGAACCTGCCGTCGCGGCGGATCGAACACGCCGACGGCGACCGCATCTGGGGCAGGGGTGCCTGCGACATGAAGGGCGGCGTCGCCGTCATGCTGCACCTCGCGGAAACCCTGACCGCGCCCAACCGCGACATCACGTGGATCTTCTACGACCATGAAGAGGTGGAGGCCACCCGCAACGGGCTCGGCCGCTTGGCGCGTAACCGGCCTGACCTCATCGAGGGGGACTTCGCCGTCCTGATGGAACCCACCTCAGCCCACATCGAGGGAGGCTGCCAGGGCACCATCCGCGTCGAACTGTCGACGACGGGCACCGCAGCCCACAGCGCGAGGTCCTGGATGGGCCACAACGCCATCCACGATCTGGCCCCCGCCCTGCAGACGCTGGCCGAGTACCGGGGCGAGGAGATCGAGGTGGACGGGCTCGTCTACCGCGAGGGGCTCAACGCCGTGGCCGTCTCCGGTGGCATGGCCTCGAACGTCATCCCGCCCCGGGCCACCCTCACGATCAACTACCGTTACGCGCCGGACAAGTCCGGCGACGAGGCGCTCGCGCTGTTGGGGCGGTGGTTCACCGGGTACGAGATGAAAGTCACCGACCTGTCACCCGCCGCCCGCCCCGGGCTCACCCTGCCGCTCGCGCGCGAATTCGTCGACGCCATCGGCGAGCCTGCAGGCCCCAAGTACGGCTGGACGGACGTCGCCCGCTTCAGCGCCCTCGGCGTACCCGCCGTGAACTACGGCCCGGGGGATCCGGCCTACGCGCACCGCGACGACGAGTTCTGCCCCGTGTCCGACCTGGAGAAATGTGCCGCGGGGCTCACCCGTTGGCTCACCGCCGCTGAGGAGACCCGCTCATGA
- a CDS encoding TIGR00730 family Rossman fold protein, whose protein sequence is MTEPRPQDLEPGRRRRQGPVVLRGQELNQPMADSALLEKEDKQGWTHWDPWRVLRIQSEFVDGFDALAKLPPAVSIFGSARTKPGSPMYKAGEELGRRLVQKGFAIITGGGPGIMEAGNKGAMDADGCSVGLGIELPHEQGLNDYITLGINFRYFFVRKTMFLKYSQGFITMPGGFGTLDELFEALTLIQTGKVTHFPMILFGTEYWSPLIDWVRGTVLGGGYISDGDLDLVTLTDDVDEAVEAMGEPGQFGTV, encoded by the coding sequence ATGACCGAACCCCGCCCCCAGGACCTTGAGCCCGGACGCCGTCGGCGCCAGGGCCCCGTCGTGTTGCGCGGCCAGGAGCTCAACCAGCCCATGGCCGACAGCGCGCTGCTGGAGAAGGAGGACAAGCAGGGGTGGACCCACTGGGACCCGTGGCGGGTGCTGCGGATCCAGTCGGAGTTCGTCGACGGCTTCGACGCCCTCGCCAAGCTTCCCCCCGCCGTCAGCATCTTCGGGTCCGCGCGTACCAAGCCCGGTTCGCCCATGTACAAGGCCGGCGAGGAACTCGGCAGGAGACTCGTGCAGAAGGGCTTCGCCATCATCACGGGCGGGGGCCCGGGCATCATGGAGGCCGGCAACAAGGGCGCCATGGACGCCGACGGCTGTTCCGTGGGGCTCGGCATCGAGCTGCCGCATGAGCAGGGCCTCAACGACTACATCACGCTCGGGATCAACTTCCGCTACTTCTTCGTCCGCAAGACGATGTTCCTCAAGTACAGCCAGGGCTTCATCACCATGCCGGGCGGCTTCGGCACCCTCGACGAACTGTTCGAGGCGCTCACCCTCATCCAGACCGGCAAAGTGACGCACTTCCCGATGATCCTGTTCGGCACCGAGTACTGGTCGCCGCTGATCGACTGGGTGCGCGGCACCGTGCTGGGCGGCGGCTACATCTCCGACGGCGACCTTGACCTGGTCACGCTCACCGACGATGTCGACGAGGCGGTCGAGGCGATGGGGGAGCCCGGGCAGTTCGGTACTGTTTAG
- a CDS encoding DUF3117 domain-containing protein, with translation MAAMKPRTGDGPMEVTKEGRGIVMRVPVDGGGRLVVEMNAQEATSLLDALKGVVG, from the coding sequence ATGGCAGCGATGAAGCCCCGCACCGGCGACGGTCCGATGGAAGTCACGAAGGAAGGCCGCGGCATCGTCATGCGCGTCCCCGTTGACGGAGGTGGGCGTCTGGTCGTTGAGATGAACGCTCAGGAAGCCACCTCGCTGCTCGATGCACTCAAGGGTGTCGTCGGCTGA
- the glgA gene encoding glycogen synthase has translation MKLSLLTREYPPSIYGGAGVHVAQLVPQLRALIDVEVHCMGEPRDGATAHAETFPPDANAALRVLGADLSMAAAVGDVDIVHSHTWYANMGGHLAALMRDIPHVVTSHSLEPHRPWKAEQLAGGYRVSSWAEKTAYEAADAVISVSVGMRRDVLESYPNLDPARTHVVKNGIDTDEFRPDHDTTVLRELGVDLDRPSVAFVGRITRQKGLVHLVRAATQFDPDTQVVLLAGAPDTPEIAAEFDAAFVELQKQRTAPVIWVQEMLPRAAVRQVLTNATVFACPSIYEPLGIVNLEAMACETPVVASAVGGIPEVVVDGETGLLVAYDPAQADDPHYVADFEAGFAESINRVTRDGALAERFGKAGRQRCIDEFSWAKIARETVDVYQKAIEAHRSR, from the coding sequence ATGAAGCTGTCCCTGCTGACCCGGGAGTACCCCCCGTCGATCTACGGCGGAGCGGGGGTTCACGTCGCTCAACTCGTGCCCCAACTCCGCGCCCTCATCGACGTGGAAGTCCATTGCATGGGCGAGCCACGCGACGGCGCCACAGCCCACGCCGAGACTTTTCCGCCGGACGCGAACGCGGCGCTGAGGGTGCTCGGGGCGGACCTGTCGATGGCCGCCGCGGTGGGTGACGTCGACATCGTCCATTCCCACACCTGGTACGCGAACATGGGCGGTCACCTGGCCGCGCTGATGCGCGACATCCCCCACGTGGTCACGTCCCACTCGCTCGAGCCCCACCGTCCCTGGAAGGCCGAGCAGTTGGCGGGCGGCTACCGCGTCTCGTCATGGGCCGAGAAGACCGCCTACGAGGCCGCCGACGCGGTCATCTCCGTCAGCGTCGGCATGCGGCGCGACGTGCTCGAGTCCTACCCGAACCTTGACCCCGCCAGGACGCACGTCGTGAAGAACGGCATCGACACCGACGAGTTCAGGCCGGACCACGACACGACGGTCCTGCGCGAGCTCGGCGTCGACCTGGACCGCCCGTCCGTCGCGTTCGTGGGTCGCATCACCCGGCAGAAGGGCCTGGTGCACCTGGTCCGCGCGGCCACGCAGTTCGACCCGGACACCCAGGTGGTGCTGCTGGCCGGCGCCCCCGACACCCCGGAGATCGCCGCCGAGTTCGACGCGGCGTTCGTCGAGCTCCAGAAGCAGCGCACCGCACCAGTCATCTGGGTCCAGGAGATGCTCCCCCGCGCCGCTGTGCGCCAGGTGCTGACCAACGCGACGGTGTTCGCGTGCCCGTCCATCTACGAGCCGCTCGGCATCGTCAACCTCGAGGCGATGGCCTGCGAGACCCCCGTCGTGGCCAGTGCCGTGGGCGGCATCCCCGAGGTCGTCGTCGACGGCGAGACCGGCCTGCTGGTCGCCTACGACCCCGCTCAGGCCGACGACCCCCACTACGTCGCCGACTTCGAGGCGGGCTTCGCCGAGTCCATCAACCGCGTCACCCGCGACGGGGCCCTGGCGGAGCGGTTCGGCAAGGCCGGCCGGCAGCGCTGCATCGACGAATTCTCCTGGGCGAAGATCGCCCGGGAGACCGTGGACGTCTACCAGAAGGCGATCGAGGCGCATCGCTCCCGCTGA
- the glgC gene encoding glucose-1-phosphate adenylyltransferase, whose translation MVARPRVLSIVLAGGEGKRLMPLTADRAKPAVPFGGTYRLIDFVLSNLANSGLRQIAVLTQYKSHSLDRHIAKTWRFSTMLGNYVAPVPAQQRLGPRWYQGSADAIYQSLNLILDADADYIVVFGADNIYRMDIEQMLDAHIDSGLGATVAGIRVPRKEASAFGIIDAAADNRIKNFLEKPADPPGLPDSPHESFASMGNYVFSTKALIEALKADAEDPTARHDMGGDIIPWFTEQGEAQVYDFKDNIVPGATEKDVNYWRDVGTIDAFHEAHMDLVSVDPEFNLYNEDWPIWTDLVQAPGAKFVIRGRAEDSIVTPGCIISGGEVERTVLSPNVRVDKWAQVSDSVLMENVRIGRDAVVRRAILDKNVVVPDGVQIGVDPQHDKARGFDVSAAGVVTIGKNVTIPRD comes from the coding sequence ATGGTCGCACGCCCCAGAGTCTTGTCAATCGTTCTTGCTGGTGGTGAGGGGAAGCGGCTCATGCCGTTGACGGCCGATCGGGCCAAACCCGCGGTGCCCTTCGGCGGCACCTACCGCCTCATCGATTTCGTGCTGTCGAACCTCGCGAACTCGGGCCTACGGCAGATCGCGGTCCTCACTCAGTACAAGTCCCACTCCCTGGACCGCCACATCGCCAAGACGTGGCGGTTTTCGACCATGTTGGGCAACTATGTCGCCCCTGTCCCGGCGCAGCAGCGGCTGGGGCCGCGGTGGTACCAGGGCTCCGCAGACGCCATCTACCAGTCGCTGAACCTGATCCTCGACGCGGACGCCGACTACATCGTGGTCTTCGGCGCCGACAACATCTACCGCATGGACATCGAGCAGATGCTCGACGCGCACATCGACTCCGGCCTCGGTGCCACCGTCGCCGGCATCCGCGTGCCGCGGAAGGAGGCCTCCGCCTTCGGCATCATCGACGCGGCGGCGGACAACCGCATCAAGAACTTCCTGGAGAAGCCGGCAGACCCGCCCGGCCTGCCGGATTCGCCGCACGAATCATTCGCGTCGATGGGCAACTACGTGTTCTCCACCAAGGCCCTCATCGAGGCGCTGAAGGCGGACGCCGAGGATCCGACGGCCCGCCACGACATGGGCGGTGACATCATCCCGTGGTTCACCGAGCAGGGCGAGGCCCAGGTGTACGACTTCAAGGACAACATCGTCCCCGGAGCCACGGAGAAGGACGTCAACTACTGGCGTGACGTGGGCACCATCGATGCCTTCCACGAAGCGCACATGGATCTCGTCAGCGTCGACCCGGAGTTCAACCTGTACAACGAGGACTGGCCCATCTGGACGGACCTGGTGCAGGCCCCGGGCGCCAAGTTCGTCATCCGCGGCCGCGCCGAGGACTCCATCGTGACACCGGGTTGCATCATCTCCGGCGGCGAGGTGGAGCGCACGGTGCTGAGCCCCAACGTCCGCGTCGACAAGTGGGCGCAGGTCTCGGATTCGGTGTTGATGGAGAACGTGCGGATCGGCCGCGACGCAGTGGTGCGCCGCGCCATCCTCGACAAGAACGTGGTCGTCCCCGACGGCGTGCAGATCGGCGTGGATCCCCAGCACGACAAGGCCCGCGGCTTCGACGTCTCCGCGGCCGGTGTCGTGACCATCGGTAAGAACGTCACTATTCCCCGCGACTGA
- the dapA gene encoding 4-hydroxy-tetrahydrodipicolinate synthase — MSPDDDMMPVFGRVLTAMVTPMTPDGREVDYAQCARLAAHLVDDLGHDGLVVNGTTGESPTTSDVEKRQILDAVVTAVGDRASIVAGVGTFSTAHTVDLAQQAASMGADGLLVVTPYYSRPPADALEAHFVTVADSTDLPVMLYDIPHRSGIPIPEDMLIRLDGHPRIRAVKDAKANIVSTSTVLSRTNLAYYAGDDAYLLPLLAVGGVGVVGTSTHFTAPAAREIIEHFLAGRVAEAIAANQHVLPAFQGVFATQGCMMVKAGLGLRGFDVGPCRAPMGRVADGVAEAYVGLLENLGFAA, encoded by the coding sequence ATGAGTCCAGACGACGACATGATGCCGGTGTTCGGCCGCGTTCTCACCGCAATGGTGACGCCCATGACCCCCGATGGTCGGGAGGTCGATTATGCGCAGTGCGCGCGCTTGGCCGCTCATCTGGTGGACGATCTGGGCCACGACGGTCTCGTCGTGAACGGCACCACCGGCGAGTCGCCGACCACGTCGGACGTGGAGAAGCGCCAGATCCTCGACGCGGTCGTCACCGCCGTCGGTGACCGCGCCAGCATCGTGGCCGGCGTCGGCACCTTCAGCACCGCGCACACCGTCGACCTGGCGCAGCAGGCCGCGTCGATGGGCGCCGACGGGCTGCTCGTCGTCACCCCCTACTATTCCCGCCCGCCGGCTGATGCGCTGGAGGCGCACTTCGTCACCGTTGCCGATTCCACTGACCTTCCCGTGATGCTCTACGACATCCCCCACCGCTCAGGCATCCCCATTCCCGAAGACATGCTGATCCGTCTGGACGGCCACCCCCGGATCCGGGCGGTCAAGGACGCCAAGGCCAACATCGTGTCGACCTCGACCGTCCTGTCCCGCACCAACCTGGCGTACTACGCGGGTGACGACGCATACCTGCTACCGCTGCTGGCTGTCGGCGGCGTCGGCGTCGTGGGCACCTCCACCCACTTCACGGCCCCTGCGGCCCGCGAGATCATCGAGCACTTCCTGGCCGGTCGCGTGGCCGAGGCCATCGCCGCGAACCAGCACGTGCTGCCCGCCTTCCAGGGCGTCTTCGCGACGCAGGGCTGCATGATGGTCAAGGCCGGTCTCGGCCTGCGGGGCTTCGACGTCGGCCCGTGCCGGGCGCCGATGGGGCGCGTCGCGGACGGTGTAGCTGAGGCCTACGTCGGCCTGTTGGAGAACCTGGGCTTCGCAGCCTGA